CCCGGGTTCGTCGACACCCACGTGCACTACCCCCAGGTCCGGGCGATCGGCGGGCTGGGCATGCCGCTGCTGGACTGGCTCGAGCGGTGCGCGCTGCCCGAGGAGTGCCGCCTCGCCGACCTGGACTACGCCCGCACGGTGGCCGCGGAGTTCGTCGACGGCCTGGCCCGCGCCGGGACGACGTCCGCGCTGGTGTTCGGCTCGCACTTCGCCCCGGCGGTGGACGCGCTGTTCACCGAGGCCGACCGGGTCGGGCTGCGGGTGACCTCGGGGCTGGTGGTCAGCGACCGGCTGCTGCCCGAGGCGCTGCTGACCTCGCCGTCCCGGGCCCTGGAGGAGGGGCGGGCGCTGGCCGAGCGCTGGCACGGCGTGCGGCGGTCGCGGTACGCGGTGACGCCGCGGTTCTCGCTGTCCTGCACGACCGAGATGCTGGACTCCTGCGCCGACCTGCTGGCCTCGGTGGACGGTGCGTTCTTCACCTCGCACGTGAACGAGAACCCGGCCGAGGTGGCCGCGGTCGCCGAGCTGTTCGGCGGCTCCTACGTCGACACCTACGACAAGCCGGGGCTGCTGGGGACGCGGTCGGTGCTCGCGCACGACGTGCACCCCACCGACGGCGAGCTCGACGTCCTGGCCCTGCGCGGCACGGCCGTGGCGCACTGCCCGACCTCGAACGCGGCGCTGGGCAGCGGCCTGTTCCCGCTGCGCCGGCACCGCGCGGCCGGGGTGCGGGTCGCGCTGGGCTCCGACGTCGGCGCCGGCACCGGCTTCTCGCTGCTCAAGGAGGGCCTGCAGGCGTACTTCGGCCAGCAGCTGCTGGGCGACGAGGGCGAGCCGCTGACCCCGGCGGACCTGTTGCACCTGGCGACAGCGGCCGGTGCCGACGCCCTGGGGCTCTCCGACGTCGGCCACCTGTCGGTGGGCACGCGGTTCGACGCCGTCTGGCTGCGCCCGTCCGCCGGATCGACCCTGGACGTCGTCCTGCGGTCGGCGGCCGGCCCCGAGGACGCGCTGGCCAAGGCCTTCGCCCTCGGCGGCCCGGCCGACGTGGCCGCCGTCTGGGTGGACGGGGGCCGGATCAGGGGCTGAGCCTCAGTCGGCCTCGTCGATCAGCCGGTCGCGCTGGGCGTCGACGTCGTAGTCCCCGGGCGGGAAGCGCGGCGCGAGGTCGGTGGTGGCCTCCAGCAGCAGCCGGCCGACGGCCCAGTTGCGGTACCACTTGCGGTCGCTGGGGACGACGTACCAGGGGTTGGCGTCGGTGCTGGTGCGCTCCAGCACGGTCTCGTAGGCCCGCTGGTAGGGCTCCCACAGCTGGCGCTCGTCGATGTCGCCGGGGTTGAACTTCCAGCGCTTCGTCGAGTCGTCGAGGCGGGCCAGCAGCCGCTGCTTCTGCTCCCACTTCGACACGTGCAGGAAGCACTTCACGATGGTGACGCCGGCGGCGGTGAGCTGGTCCTCGAAGCGGACGATCTCC
This sequence is a window from Geodermatophilaceae bacterium NBWT11. Protein-coding genes within it:
- a CDS encoding guanine deaminase — its product is MTVYRGTFLDTPAAGELRVELDGGVRVRDGAIVARGPFAELSGDDEVVDLRGGLVLPGFVDTHVHYPQVRAIGGLGMPLLDWLERCALPEECRLADLDYARTVAAEFVDGLARAGTTSALVFGSHFAPAVDALFTEADRVGLRVTSGLVVSDRLLPEALLTSPSRALEEGRALAERWHGVRRSRYAVTPRFSLSCTTEMLDSCADLLASVDGAFFTSHVNENPAEVAAVAELFGGSYVDTYDKPGLLGTRSVLAHDVHPTDGELDVLALRGTAVAHCPTSNAALGSGLFPLRRHRAAGVRVALGSDVGAGTGFSLLKEGLQAYFGQQLLGDEGEPLTPADLLHLATAAGADALGLSDVGHLSVGTRFDAVWLRPSAGSTLDVVLRSAAGPEDALAKAFALGGPADVAAVWVDGGRIRG